CGGGACTTACCCCACGACAAACAGGGAAGAAGCGACCGCGTAGTTGTAACTTGACGCTACGCGCCTTCTGCGCATGCGTAGATGTTATTCTACAAATTTGACAGGTTAGTACTTTACAATAAACAGtatagattatttaaaaaaaaaagttctagggaattaataaaaatttaaaataagttaaaaaaaaaacaaaaaacccggGATGtcattttatgatattttatagGATTTTTCCAACATTACAGTcagttttaaactttatttaaatttatttttatttatttttgtattttttttattttttaaatcaactcGTTTTAGGAAACAATACTTTTTGTTATACtaaactatatattttatttaaaaattgggTAATATGGTTGTATTTTGAATTAGCAAATAACATCAGTATTATCGTGAGATCTTTAAAAGACATTgttataaagaataaattaCGTTCAATATACAGTGCAGACAGGTTTGTATGTTCAACGTGACCTTGAATATCAGTGATCGCGAGATCTgtaaagaataaagagaaatgGAATGAGAGAGAATTTTCTTTTCCCCTCAGGATGAACCTCAGGATGTTGCAGGACAATAACGCCgctttctttatctttaattGGAAAGGTTCATGAGGCAGATGAAATGTTTTGATTAACATCTAGAATaaaggtttaaatgtaaatcagaatgcaaaatgaaatgaaacaaatgaacaGTTTTTTGTACACCTTTATTCATAGTTATTTGTACAAAGTATATtacaatacattaaaaacaacattgtgtaaaatgtttattttatttcattttaagcgTAAGGCACTGGCATTGCTGTCCGTTCTGGCACTTTGTTCCTGTTCACGAAACAGCGATGTTAAAAAGACACCTAACCAATAATCATCCGTTATATTATGGCAGATTGACTTTACCTATGtaacagctctttttttttgtttgtctgtttgtttgtttgtttgtttaaaaacacacttttctGAACTTCCTTCACCGAATGAATTGATCTTCATATCTGGATCTGAATATGGCTGAATTCAGTGTTGTATGGAAAATCATGGGAAATGTTTGACACaaaaggcaagaaaaaaaaaaaagacaaacacaaacaagtcaAAGTGTGCAGAGAAAATGACACCGTTCTGATCATAGATGATCTGCTCGACTAGCGGAGACggaagtgcaaaaaaaaaaaagaaaagtaataacaTTAGTGTAAACATTATTCAGAAGTTCTCCACCTGGAAGGCATCCCACATACACCCAGTCATCCcttaatgccaaaaaaaaaaagtgttcttgAGTATAATCCATCATGCAGCTCAAAGTCGTTAACGTGATAAAGATTCAAACCTTACAGTCGAGAGTCATGTGACAGatgaaaaatattcacaaaggTATATAAATTAAGAGACGTGACATCACCAGCTCCTTCTCTGCCCCGATGAAGCTGCAGGTCAGTACGTTAAAactgagaaagaaacagaacatGACCTGGGTTCGGAAGTTCGAGGCGGAGTTCAGGGCCTTAAATAAGGTTTTAAAGGTGCATTATGTAGGAACATTTCCACAGTATAACGACTGTACTTATAGTCTTAAAGAGTGTtagttgctttttttaaataaagtatgtAGTCACATTTGTAGCGTTGTCGAAGGAGGATGTCGTACATCGATATTTACACTTAAATATGTCGAGCgaattcattctgctgtatGAAAGTGTTTGAGCAGGACACCTATAGAATTCCTATATAATGcaccttctaaaaaaaaaaaaaaaaagtggaaagaTAAAATCCTGAGATATCTAGTTTGTCATGCACAGTGTAAAAAACCAGTGTtggtcttattttattttattttattttatggtgAGTGGGAGAAAGTCTCTCTCACCTCCCTTTGTGAAGCTTTCTCACTGGCTCGTTCTGCTCTACAGAGCTCCTCGATCCCTAAGTGACCTTCCCTACTCCTGTCCCCCTGATCTCGGTTCATTTTCACTGGAAAGAAGGGAGCAGATCAAGTGGTCCTGGGACTAGCAGTTTTAGagccaaaaaaaggaaaacaacatGGAATCTCTTCAGACGGCAGGTGGCGTCGCGGCCGTTTTCATTCCGAATTATTAAAACCGAGCTGAGCGAGTGTTTCCTTAAACCTTGTGATTCCGTAATCAGTCTCTGCATATTTAAAATCAGGACAAATATGTAGTTGTTCCTGCCTGTCTAAACATCTCGAGATTAAAGGTCTCAGAGGTTTTCAGCTATTGGTTCCTCCCTGATGCTCTCCCTAAGATCCGGCCGCTTCTGTGGCTTCTGCCGGATGCTCCGGCCTGAAGAGATGAGGTCGGCGTAACCCTGGGAGTGAGAGAAGGCGTACGTAGAGCGCCGCGAGCGACCGCCTCGTTTGAAAGTAGGAGCCCTTTTCTTCGCCTCTTCCTCCATCTCGTACTTCTTCCTGTTTCTAAGAACCTACGGGTTGAGAAGCAGATACAGACAAAACATGATGTAGCACAGAACAACGATAAGCAACGTCGATTAATTACCTACAGAAGTTGCTCAAATGATTAAATTACCGCTTTATACCTGTGCGTCTTAACACGAAGCAGAACTTAATAAATACGACAAGATTTTTCACCCTAAGCTTCGTCTTCTACATCCGAGCAATATATTACAGAATTGtagaatgaatcatttaaaaatcacTCGGAATAAAACTCTAATATTGGGTTTTGAATTACGTCGAATGAAGCGGTGAGTAAGAAGGAAACACTGAAAAATAGGAAACACTGTTTTTGACCAGTAACAGCAAGTGTTACACttattacacaataataattAGGTGATTAAATAAAGGGTTTGTGTGTAATTGCACTTAATGTTGCAGAACGCTCAAACAAATCGGTTCTTGTTGTTCGCTCACCTCacctttttttcctctaatgAAATtactatgataaaaaaaaaaaaaaatgtaaaaattgcaTTATATACTAAAGTCTTAGCTTTGTTGAAAAAACTAACACTTACAGCTTTACCACTAACCATTAGAAAGCTCAGTAACAGTGGAAACCTCTTTAAATAACactaaatcatcatcatcatcatcatcatctcacagaAAAGATCATCACATCAATGAAAATACTGGGAAAAGACTGTATGTCAAAACGTGTGTGTAGCTACAGcggttttttttacattactaaGCATTACAATTTTGACCACATGCTTCACATCTACCtcatatataacacacaccagcTCTATGATGCCTAAACGTTTACTGTTCATTTACGTTTATTGTTTACTgctgttgtttgtttcttgttgtTCACTAACTATGTACCTCGTCTTTTAAACTAAGAACTGAAAAAGAGAAGATTTAGAGAGTTACAGGAGTTACGGCTACAGTCTGCTCGGTGCGGTCCTGAAGCCTTGTACCTTTACAGGTTAATCGTACCTTGTCTCCGTCAGTGGGCCAGATGGTCTTACAGAGGAACTGGGTACAGATGGCTGGTAGGAGGCTGATGCCCACTGTTAGAATGATGGTAAGCCACAGGTACGGCTGGCGAAGCGCGTTAGCTgcaacacctgtgtgtgtgggggggaaaaTGAGCTGTTTATAATGTGGTCTAACCAACTCCTATATTTAATGCAAAATATGTAGTTAATAAATCATCAGTCCTCAGGTTTTGGCTCACATCCACATCAGCCCACATGGGAAATATTTAGGAATATAATCTGTTGCTATATTATTCTACTTTTACACCACAGATTCATTTTCCTCAAACTGCAGCTACGCTCATTTGAATACATTAACGTTTCTAAAAGAGCCAGAGGAAAGTGTtaagatacaaataaataaataaataaataaataaataaataaataaatagcacgATGTTGTTGATTAGTTTATAACGACAGCACGCCTTGTGCGGTTTCATGCCTCACATATGATACGACACAAACAGTCCAGGTCCACGTGAACCGTTCGGTATCTCTCCGACAGCCGGCGAACGTTTTAATACGCCTTCGTATTTAACGGTATGAAGTTTTACACACCGGTGAATTTGAAGTACGATGGGAAGATGACGTGTATTCCTGCACTCTGGATGTCGAACATGATGCCGAAGTAAATAGCTATACTGCCCAAGACGGCGAAGCAGTTCACAAACGTCCAGTAAGATGTGTCCAGTGAGATCTGTTCGaagacaggaaatgacatcGAGTTacggagaaataaaaaaaaaaataaaaacaataacaaaccaAACCTTACTGCTATTCGACACATTTTCATCACAGGATCAGATACCTGCAGGCTGACTATCATGATCAGCGAGGATGAAGTGACCACAGCCAAGGACTGATAATCGGACGGCGCCTCTCCGTCCTGACCCATCGTCTGCAGAAAAGCTCCGTACGGGATGAAGAAGATGATAAGGGATGTGAAGATGCCGTTGAAGAGGCTGATGAAGAAGTTCCTGTAATTAAACAAAGACCCTTGCTGTCCCGGAAGGTACAAACTCGGGAAGCGCAGACTCAGTTTGTCGTTCACGTCCTGCGTGTGAGACAGAAATATGCGAGTTGGAACGGAGATCTTCCTTTACAGAGGAGGTTTATGTAAGATAAAGCAGGACAACGTTAACGTCACCTGATCCAGCAGGCCGACGAGGAGGACGGGTAAACTGCTATACAACACGTTGTAAAGGGTGATGAACCAGTCTTCATAGGCAATCTAACAGATAACGAAATGACAGTCAAAGAAACGAATAGACGTTCTACACATTTCTGCACAGAAATGACATAGACAGGTCAGTGCAATGATTTGTCCCTCACTTGTGCGGAGAATCCACTGAAGAACGAGTACCAGAAGTGAACCAGGGTGAAGGCGAAGTTCTTGAAAAAGAAGAAGCGCAAGAACTTGCACATACGGATGTAGGACCAGCGGCCGTGCACCAGCAGGAGGCGCTGGAGGTACCGGAACTGAGCTAGAGCGAAGTCACTGGACATCACTGCCTGCATGCCTTCCTGCCCGCTGATGCCCACACCGATGTCTGCAGCTGCACAGCGGCAAACAGAAAAGAGACGGCGTGTTAAACGACAGGGGGTTTTGACCTGACCCGACGCCGACGTTAGATCCTAAAGGCTCGTACTCACTCTTTATCATGTTGACGTCGTTGGCTCCGTCACCGATGGACAGAGTGACGGCCTTCTTGTAGCGCTTCACCAGGCTCACCACGTTGGCCTTCTGTTTGGGGGTGACACGGCAGCAAATGACGGCGCTGCACTCACAGGCCATGTCCACAAAGTCACGCTGCCTCGTCTCCTTCTCATAGTCGTTCATTGGTTGGCCGTCCTCGTGGTTGGTGGGGGGGACGCGCTTACCGAGGCGACGCAGACGCAGGCGACGacgcttcttctttttctcataAAGAATCTCGTTCTGCAGattggcgagagagagagagagagagagagagagagagagagagagagagagagagagagatagaacgGTGATCAGTGTTGATGTTGATTCTTGTTTGTAGTTGCTAGTTTAgtgtctttctctcagtctgtctctgtctgtctccatttctctctctgtatgtcagCCTCTCCCTCTGCCTGCCATTCTCACTGACCGAGTGAAAGACCTTTCTATTTCCACATTTgtaactctctctttctcactctgtctgtctgtctgtccatctttaATTCTATCTCTCAATCaacctttctttatttctctctatctttagCTGTCAATCTGtccatctccatctctttcaTTCTCGGCCATGACTGTCACTCTGTTgtccctctgtctttctgtcactctgtgtgtctccATTTCAGtctcattccttctctctctcgctcttgtgGATATCAAAGCAAAAgttgctttctctctgtctattatgctctctgtctctctctctcgctctgtctgtctctctctctctcgctctgtctgtctctctctctctcgctctgtctgtctctctctctctcgctctgtctgtctctctctctcgctctgtctgtctctctctctctcgctctgtctgtctctctctctcgtgctcggtctgtctctcgctctctctctctcgctctgtctccctctctctctctctctctctctctctctcgctctgtccgtctctctctctctctcgctctgtccgtctctctctctctcgctctgtccgtctctctctctctcgctctgtccgtctctctctctctcgctctgtccgtctctctctctctcgctctgtccgtctctctctctctctcgctctgtccgtctctctctctctcgctctgtccgtctctctctcgctcgctcggtctctctctctcgctcgctcggtctctctctctcggtctctctctctcgctcgctccctAAACAAAATTAgggacattttcacacacatcaaTGTTGTTGGCGTTGATTTTCCTAAAACTCTCGAAGCagttcctcttataccacagaaatCTGCGAAAGCTACGAATTTTTATCTATCGATGAATGACAAATTCTGcttctttttattccttttattactTCCAGTTAGaccttacattatagcagctacaagcactcattccctcactagcctccttttttttctctctattgccttctatttatttctctctatttAAATAAGATGGAAAATATAAGCTCCTCGTTTGCCCGAGCGAGAACCTGAAAGAGACCAGGGTTATGTccgactgtctctctctcgctcgctcggtctctctctctcgctcgctctgtctctctctagctcgctccgtctctctctcattcgctctgtctctgtctctctctctcactctctctttctctctgtctctctgtcactaaTAAACAAGAAACTCTGACATGCTGATTGAAGTTTCTCCTCTTACCAGCCAACCTCCTGTAATAATGAGAGCGTTCTTGCCAGGTTCAGGGAAAAATGGCTCCTGGGACTTTTTTGTGCGCGCCGATCCTGTCTCGTTCCTCCGGTTTGCCTGTCTCTCTGAAAGCTTCTGACTATAAGGACgaaaagacagaaatgacaagCTAGGTAAGACATCtcactctttccttttctctctctctcacacacacagaaaagaaacGACTTACTTCACGTCCTCTCCATAGTGAATATTCATGTCATCCGTCAGCAGCTCACAAGAGTATCCAATGTTCTCAGCGGTCTCTGTTAAACCAACAAACGCtcattacacaacacactaaactACAAACACTTTCCACAAATGTTCTGTCAGCTGGACAACAACCTTTCTTGTCCCCAGTTAGAACCCAGATTTTGATCTGTGCCCTGGCCAGGTTGGCGATGGTCTCAGGAACTCCATCTTGCAGCTTGTCTTCGATGGCTGTCGCACCGATCATCTATACAAACAAAGAGACCAAACAAAGTCCTCTGAGAAATTGAATTctgtgtcttgtctgtctgtgtgtgaggttttaaattcatttttaatatatgcGGCATCGTTATGATCCATAACGCCTCGTGACCGAAGTAAAACGAACTCACACCTCGGTGTCGTGAGAATGTGGTGGAAAATAAAGCGGTGCACGAAATGTACAACTTCAAAACAACGTGTTTACCATCAGGTCGGTCTCGATGAGCTCGTACACGGCATCCAGAGCCTCTTCCCTGTTTGACATGGACACGCTGGCCTCCTTGTGTTTCTTAGCCCACGATTCAAACTCCTCTTCGGTGATGTCTTTATAGCACAGACACAACGTCCTCAGAGTCTCGTTGGCAAAACCCTACAAAATATATGACGGCGGGTAAATTTCAAAACTTAGACTTGAGTGTCTTGAGATCTGCAGAAGAATTCGTCAATGATGATCCTATAGACCGGATTTGCAGCCATAATCATCTCTGACCTGATATGTcaacttttgtattatttaatatgtcGTATGCAAGGAATATGAGATCAGACTAACTTCCAGAGCCGTTTCTGTGGTGTCTTGGTGCAGGGTGGAAGGACTGAGGCGCTGGTAGATCACCGTATCGGCTCCTTTACAATACAGCCGGATTCGTCCGTCAGGAAGCCGCactgaatagaaaaaaaaaaaaaaacacaaagagttTTTCTAGagcattaaaacaaaattagggacattttcacacacatcaatgttgttggtgttgatTTTCCTAAAACTCTCGAAGCagttcctcttataccacagaaatCTGCGAAAGCTACGAATTTTTATCTATCGATGAATGACAAATTCTG
This genomic interval from Tachysurus vachellii isolate PV-2020 chromosome 17, HZAU_Pvac_v1, whole genome shotgun sequence contains the following:
- the atp8b1 gene encoding phospholipid-transporting ATPase IC isoform X1 — translated: MSRPRVDSEESLTPDDEVMPYSDDETDDEIEPEEVEVQQPAVPAPEPPAEAGWKVKVNDRDFCKLPEFQKKTFLCFKKSKYSGNGIRTYKYNFITFLPLNLFEQFKRAANFYFLILLILQIIPQISTLPWYTTLVPLVLVLGITAIKDLMDDLARHRLDKEINNRKCEVLLNGSFQEAKWMDIQVGDVVRLKKNDFIPADILLLSSSEPNSLCYVETAELDGETNLKFKMGLKVTHETLQEDRQLSEFDAMIICEEPNNRLDKFTGTMRWRKEEYPLDLDNMLLRGCTIRNTEECRGIVIFAGADTKIMRNGGKTRFKRTKIDNLMNYMVYTIFVMLILICAGLAIGHTFWYEAIGGKAWYLYDGQNQSSSYRGFLTFWGYIIVLNTMVPISLYVSVEVIRLGQSKFINWDLQMYYAEKDTPAKARTTTLNEQLGQIEYIFSDKTGTLTQNIMAFKKCTISGKTYGTPTNKDGVPQDRPNPVDFSWNKYVDRKFQFTDSHLVSLMRSKSDPDMLEFFKLLSLCHTVMAEWKDGELVYQAASPDEGALVTAARCFGFVFLSRTQDTITISEMGKEATYEMLALLDFNSDRKRMSVVLRLPDGRIRLYCKGADTVIYQRLSPSTLHQDTTETALEGFANETLRTLCLCYKDITEEEFESWAKKHKEASVSMSNREEALDAVYELIETDLMMIGATAIEDKLQDGVPETIANLARAQIKIWVLTGDKKETAENIGYSCELLTDDMNIHYGEDVNQKLSERQANRRNETGSARTKKSQEPFFPEPGKNALIITGGWLNEILYEKKKKRRRLRLRRLGKRVPPTNHEDGQPMNDYEKETRQRDFVDMACECSAVICCRVTPKQKANVVSLVKRYKKAVTLSIGDGANDVNMIKTADIGVGISGQEGMQAVMSSDFALAQFRYLQRLLLVHGRWSYIRMCKFLRFFFFKNFAFTLVHFWYSFFSGFSAQIAYEDWFITLYNVLYSSLPVLLVGLLDQDVNDKLSLRFPSLYLPGQQGSLFNYRNFFISLFNGIFTSLIIFFIPYGAFLQTMGQDGEAPSDYQSLAVVTSSSLIMIVSLQISLDTSYWTFVNCFAVLGSIAIYFGIMFDIQSAGIHVIFPSYFKFTGVAANALRQPYLWLTIILTVGISLLPAICTQFLCKTIWPTDGDKVLRNRKKYEMEEEAKKRAPTFKRGGRSRRSTYAFSHSQGYADLISSGRSIRQKPQKRPDLRESIREEPIAENL
- the atp8b1 gene encoding phospholipid-transporting ATPase IC isoform X2; its protein translation is MSRPRVDSEESLTPDDEVMPYSDDETDDEIEPEEVEVQQPAVPAPEPPEAGWKVKVNDRDFCKLPEFQKKTFLCFKKSKYSGNGIRTYKYNFITFLPLNLFEQFKRAANFYFLILLILQIIPQISTLPWYTTLVPLVLVLGITAIKDLMDDLARHRLDKEINNRKCEVLLNGSFQEAKWMDIQVGDVVRLKKNDFIPADILLLSSSEPNSLCYVETAELDGETNLKFKMGLKVTHETLQEDRQLSEFDAMIICEEPNNRLDKFTGTMRWRKEEYPLDLDNMLLRGCTIRNTEECRGIVIFAGADTKIMRNGGKTRFKRTKIDNLMNYMVYTIFVMLILICAGLAIGHTFWYEAIGGKAWYLYDGQNQSSSYRGFLTFWGYIIVLNTMVPISLYVSVEVIRLGQSKFINWDLQMYYAEKDTPAKARTTTLNEQLGQIEYIFSDKTGTLTQNIMAFKKCTISGKTYGTPTNKDGVPQDRPNPVDFSWNKYVDRKFQFTDSHLVSLMRSKSDPDMLEFFKLLSLCHTVMAEWKDGELVYQAASPDEGALVTAARCFGFVFLSRTQDTITISEMGKEATYEMLALLDFNSDRKRMSVVLRLPDGRIRLYCKGADTVIYQRLSPSTLHQDTTETALEGFANETLRTLCLCYKDITEEEFESWAKKHKEASVSMSNREEALDAVYELIETDLMMIGATAIEDKLQDGVPETIANLARAQIKIWVLTGDKKETAENIGYSCELLTDDMNIHYGEDVNQKLSERQANRRNETGSARTKKSQEPFFPEPGKNALIITGGWLNEILYEKKKKRRRLRLRRLGKRVPPTNHEDGQPMNDYEKETRQRDFVDMACECSAVICCRVTPKQKANVVSLVKRYKKAVTLSIGDGANDVNMIKTADIGVGISGQEGMQAVMSSDFALAQFRYLQRLLLVHGRWSYIRMCKFLRFFFFKNFAFTLVHFWYSFFSGFSAQIAYEDWFITLYNVLYSSLPVLLVGLLDQDVNDKLSLRFPSLYLPGQQGSLFNYRNFFISLFNGIFTSLIIFFIPYGAFLQTMGQDGEAPSDYQSLAVVTSSSLIMIVSLQISLDTSYWTFVNCFAVLGSIAIYFGIMFDIQSAGIHVIFPSYFKFTGVAANALRQPYLWLTIILTVGISLLPAICTQFLCKTIWPTDGDKVLRNRKKYEMEEEAKKRAPTFKRGGRSRRSTYAFSHSQGYADLISSGRSIRQKPQKRPDLRESIREEPIAENL
- the atp8b1 gene encoding phospholipid-transporting ATPase IC isoform X3; amino-acid sequence: MSRPRVDSEESLTPDDEVMPYSDDETDDEIEPEEVEVQQPAVPAPEPEAGWKVKVNDRDFCKLPEFQKKTFLCFKKSKYSGNGIRTYKYNFITFLPLNLFEQFKRAANFYFLILLILQIIPQISTLPWYTTLVPLVLVLGITAIKDLMDDLARHRLDKEINNRKCEVLLNGSFQEAKWMDIQVGDVVRLKKNDFIPADILLLSSSEPNSLCYVETAELDGETNLKFKMGLKVTHETLQEDRQLSEFDAMIICEEPNNRLDKFTGTMRWRKEEYPLDLDNMLLRGCTIRNTEECRGIVIFAGADTKIMRNGGKTRFKRTKIDNLMNYMVYTIFVMLILICAGLAIGHTFWYEAIGGKAWYLYDGQNQSSSYRGFLTFWGYIIVLNTMVPISLYVSVEVIRLGQSKFINWDLQMYYAEKDTPAKARTTTLNEQLGQIEYIFSDKTGTLTQNIMAFKKCTISGKTYGTPTNKDGVPQDRPNPVDFSWNKYVDRKFQFTDSHLVSLMRSKSDPDMLEFFKLLSLCHTVMAEWKDGELVYQAASPDEGALVTAARCFGFVFLSRTQDTITISEMGKEATYEMLALLDFNSDRKRMSVVLRLPDGRIRLYCKGADTVIYQRLSPSTLHQDTTETALEGFANETLRTLCLCYKDITEEEFESWAKKHKEASVSMSNREEALDAVYELIETDLMMIGATAIEDKLQDGVPETIANLARAQIKIWVLTGDKKETAENIGYSCELLTDDMNIHYGEDVNQKLSERQANRRNETGSARTKKSQEPFFPEPGKNALIITGGWLNEILYEKKKKRRRLRLRRLGKRVPPTNHEDGQPMNDYEKETRQRDFVDMACECSAVICCRVTPKQKANVVSLVKRYKKAVTLSIGDGANDVNMIKTADIGVGISGQEGMQAVMSSDFALAQFRYLQRLLLVHGRWSYIRMCKFLRFFFFKNFAFTLVHFWYSFFSGFSAQIAYEDWFITLYNVLYSSLPVLLVGLLDQDVNDKLSLRFPSLYLPGQQGSLFNYRNFFISLFNGIFTSLIIFFIPYGAFLQTMGQDGEAPSDYQSLAVVTSSSLIMIVSLQISLDTSYWTFVNCFAVLGSIAIYFGIMFDIQSAGIHVIFPSYFKFTGVAANALRQPYLWLTIILTVGISLLPAICTQFLCKTIWPTDGDKVLRNRKKYEMEEEAKKRAPTFKRGGRSRRSTYAFSHSQGYADLISSGRSIRQKPQKRPDLRESIREEPIAENL